A genomic segment from Octopus sinensis linkage group LG4, ASM634580v1, whole genome shotgun sequence encodes:
- the LOC115210510 gene encoding kielin/chordin-like protein isoform X2: protein MFRFLLLILVAISSVSCWKGKCIYNGQERDGIFFIECNICVCLENGQALCTTKQCDYRQVSTCIYEGKHYKTGQTFQQSCKTCTCKPSGQIACSGNDCNKTCKYKGKQYQKGDEFQDGCNKCKCLSTGYTECINTSCRCKYDGKDYKYGETFKADCKTCICQTTGKVKCNNNKCECYYNNVRYESGQYFIDGCNTCKCLNNGTIKCTEKTCKCHFKGKLFHVGDRFTVDGSTCYCQKDGQVKCKDNGCQCTYKGQIYVTGQKFKDDCNECECKDGGNVKCEQNPCRCTYKNMVYAIGAQFKDGCQNCTCNTNGNVNCIRDNCQCTYKGQTYAIGQKFKDDCNECECKYDGNVKCEQNPCRCTYKNMVYAIGAQFKDGCQNCTCNTNGNVNCIRDNCQCTYKGQTYAIGQKFKDDCNECECKYDGNVKCEQNPCRCTYKNMVYAIGAQFKDGCQNCTCKTNGNVNCIRDNCQCTYKGITYDVGQTFKDECNQCVCLGGYNVSCTQNTCRCFYKNREYNYGMQFKDDCNTCICKSNGVVTCSKNNCFCTYKGKRFLRNQIFNDDCNQCICLDNYLIHCTRNKCNCTYKNMVYKIGEEFRVGCSICNCKTNGILDCSKNGCQCTYKGQIYVTGQKFKDDCNECECKYDGNVKCEQNPCRCTYKNMVYAIGAQFKDGCQNCTCNTNGNVNCIRDNCQCTYKGQTYAIGQKFKDDCNECECKYDGNVKCEQNPCRCTYKNMVYAIGAQFKDGCQNCTCKTNGNVNCIRDNCQCTYKGQTYEIGQKFKDDCNECECKYDGNVKCEQNPCRCTYKNMVYAIGAQFKDGCQNCTCKTNGNVECIRDNCQCIYKGQIYITGQEFDDGCEKCKCSIGGSVKCSNASCTCSFNGLLYQPGQSFQYGCNTCKCSTVGSVNCTQLQCQPCKYKNKTYDFGAVFYDACNRCKCCIDGTVDCEKKLCQVNCTHDGKSYSIGDTFKVSCNTCKCLPSGITVCTRRACLPVCQYYGKSYNHGDMFASRDKCNICFCNNGITHCTRRTCYH, encoded by the exons gaaaatgtatatataatggacaaGAACGTGATGGAATATTCTTTATTGAAtgcaatatttgtgtatgtttagaaAATGGTCAAGCACTGTGTACGACTAAACAATGTGATTACAGGCAGGTATCTACTTGTATCTATGAAGGTAAACATTATAAGACAGGACAGACATTCCAACAATCGTGTAAAACATGTACATGCAAACCCAGTGGCCAGATAGCTTGTAGCGGCAATGACTGCAAtaaaacatgcaaatataaagGGAAGCAATACCAAAAAGGCGATGAATTCCAGGACGGCTGTAATAAATGTAAATGTCTTTCTACTGGGTACACTGAGTGTATCAATACCTCCTGTCGATGCAAATATGATGGTAAAGACTACAAATATGGAGAGACTTTCAAAGCCGATTGTAAGACTTGTATTTGTCAAACTACAGGAAAAGTGAAGTGTAACAACAACAAGTGTGAATGTTATTACAATAATGTACGATATGAAAGTGGACAATATTTCATTGATGGCTGCAACACATGCAAATGTCTAAATAACGGAACAATTAAGTGTACTGAAAAAACTTGTAAATGTCATTTCAAAGGAAAACTATTTCATGTAGGCGACAGATTTACAGTAGATGGTAGTACTTGTTATTGTCAAAAAGACGGGCAAGTTAAATGTAAAGAC AACGGCTGTCAATGCACATACAAAGGACAAATTTATGTTACTGGACAAAAATTTAAAGACGATTGTAATGAATGTGAATGTAAAGATGGTGGAAATGTAAAATGTGAGCAGAATCCATGTCGATGTACTTACAAAAATATGGTTTATGCAATCGGTGCACAGTTCAAAGATGGCTGCCAAAATTGTACTTGTAATACAAACGGTAATGTCAATTGTATAAGGGACAACTGTCAATGCACATACAAAGGACAAACATACGCAATTGGACAAAAATTTAAAGACGATTGTAATGAATGTGAATGTAAATATGATGGAAATGTAAAATGTGAGCAGAATCCATGTCGATGTACTTACAAAAATATGGTTTATGCAATCGGTGCACAGTTCAAAGATGGCTGCCAAAATTGTACTTGTAATACAAACGGTAATGTCAATTGTATAAGGGACAACTGTCAATGCACATACAAAGGACAAACATACGCAATTGGACAAAAATTTAAAGACGATTGTAATGAATGTGAATGTAAATATGATGGAAATGTAAAATGTGAGCAGAATCCATGTCGATGTACTTACAAAAATATG GTTTATGCAATCGGAGCACAGTTCAAAGATGGCTGCCAAAATTGTACTTGTAAAACAAACGGTAATGTCAATTGTATAAGGGACAACTGTCAATGTACATACAAAGGAATAACATATGATGTTGGGCAAACTTTTAAAGATGAATGTAATCAATGTGTATGTTTAGGTGGCTACAACGTAAGTTGTACCCAGAATACATGCAGATGCTTTTATAAAAATAGAGAATACAATTATGGGATGCAGTTTAAAGATGACtgcaatacatgcatatgtaagtcTAATGGAGTTGTTACCTGTTCAAAAAATAATTGCTTCTGCACATATAAAGGCAAGCGTTTTTTGCGTAATCAAATATTTAATGATGATTGTAACCAATGCATATGCTTAGATAATTATTTAATACACTGTACCAGAAATAAGTGTAATTGTACGTACAAAAATATGGTTTACAAAATTGGAGAAGAATTCAGAGTCGGCTGTAGCATTTGTAATTGTAAAACTAATGGCATTCTTGATTGTTCAAAGAACGGCTGTCAATGCACATACAAAGGACAAATTTATGTTACTGGACAAAA ATTTAAAGACGATTGTAATGAATGTGAATGTAAATATGATGGAAATGTAAAATGTGAGCAGAATCCATGTCGATGTACTTACAAAAATATGGTTTATGCAATCGGTGCACAGTTCAAAGATGGCTGCCAAAATTGTACTTGTAATACAAACGGTAATGTCAATTGTATAAGGGACAACTGTCAATGCACATACAAAGGACAAACATACGCAATTGGACAAAAATTTAAAGACGATTGTAATGAATGTGAATGTAAATATGATGGAAATGTAAAATGTGAGCAGAATCCATGTCGATGTACTTACAAAAATATGGTTTATGCAATCGGAGCACAGTTCAAAGATGGCTGCCAAAATTGTACTTGTAAAACAAACGGTAATGTCAATTGTATAAGGGACAACTGTCAATGTACATACAAAGGGCAAACATACGAAATTGGACAAAAATTTAAAGACGATTGTAATGAATGTGAATGTAAATATGATGGAAATGTAAAATGTGAGCAGAATCCATGTCGATGTACTTACAAAAATATGGTTTATGCAATCGGAGCACAGTTCAAAGATGGCTGCCAAAATTGTACTTGTAAAACAAACGGTAATGTTGAATGTATAAGGGACAACTGTCAATGCATATACAAAGGACAAATTTATATTACCGGACAAGAGTTTGACGATGGTTGTGAGAAATGTAAATGTTCCATCGGAGGTTCGGTAAAATGTTCGAATGCATCCTGTACATGTAGTTTCAATGGATTGTTGTACCAACCAGGGCAATCATTTCAGTACGGTTGTAATACTTGCAAATGTAGCACTGTCGGTTCTGTAAATTGCACGCAGCTGCAGTGTCAGCcctgcaaatataaaaataaaacttatgaTTTCGGTGCAGTTTTCTATGATGCCTGCAATAGATGTAAGTGTTGTATTGATGGTACCGTGGATTGCGAGAAGAAATTATGCCAAGTAAATTGCACGCATGACGGTAAATCGTATTCCATCGGTGATACATTTAAAGTCTCCTGCAACACCTGCAAGTGTTTACCGTCAGGTATTACAGTCTGTACGCGGAGAGCCTGCCTCCCGGTGTGCCAGTATTATGGAAAATCCTACAACCACGGAGACATGTTTGCTTCACGAGACAAATGTAATATTTGCTTTTGTAATAATGGCATTACTCATTGTACGAGACGTACTTGTTATCATTAG
- the LOC115210510 gene encoding kielin/chordin-like protein isoform X1, giving the protein MVVLVIVKKTGKLNVKTTAVNAHTKDKLCYWTKIKDDCNECECKDGGNVKCEQNPCRCTYKNMVYAIGAQFKDGCQNCTCNTNGNVNCIRDNCQCTYKGQTYAIGQKFKDDCNECECKYDGNVKCEQNPCRCTYKNMVYAIGAQFKDGCQNCTCNTNGNVNCIRDNCQCTYKGQTYAIGQKFKDDCNECECKYDGNVKCEQNPCRCTYKNMVYAIGAQFKDGCQNCTCNTNGNVNCIRDNCQCTYKGQTYAIGQKFKDDCNECECKYDGNVKCEQNPCRCTYKNKVYAIGAQFNDGCETCTCKTNGNVNCIRDNCQCTYKGITYDVGQTFKDECNQCVCLGGYNVSCTQNTCRCFYKNREYNYGMQFKDDCNTCICKSNGVVTCSKNNCFCTYKGKRFLRNQIFNDDCNQCICLDNYLIHCTRNKCNCTYKNMVYKIGEEFRVGCSICNCKTNGILDCSKNGCQCTYKGQIYVTGQKFKDDCNECECKDGGNVKCEQNPCRCTYKNMVYAIGAQFKDGCQNCTCNTNGNVNCIRDNCQCTYKGQTYAIGQKFKDDCNECECKYDGNVKCEQNPCRCTYKNMVYAIGAQFKDGCQNCTCNTNGNVNCIRDNCQCTYKGQTYAIGQKFKDDCNECECKYDGNVKCEQNPCRCTYKNMVYAIGAQFKDGCQNCTCKTNGNVNCIRDNCQCTYKGITYDVGQTFKDECNQCVCLGGYNVSCTQNTCRCFYKNREYNYGMQFKDDCNTCICKSNGVVTCSKNNCFCTYKGKRFLRNQIFNDDCNQCICLDNYLIHCTRNKCNCTYKNMVYKIGEEFRVGCSICNCKTNGILDCSKNGCQCTYKGQIYVTGQKFKDDCNECECKYDGNVKCEQNPCRCTYKNMVYAIGAQFKDGCQNCTCNTNGNVNCIRDNCQCTYKGQTYAIGQKFKDDCNECECKYDGNVKCEQNPCRCTYKNMVYAIGAQFKDGCQNCTCKTNGNVNCIRDNCQCTYKGQTYEIGQKFKDDCNECECKYDGNVKCEQNPCRCTYKNMVYAIGAQFKDGCQNCTCKTNGNVECIRDNCQCIYKGQIYITGQEFDDGCEKCKCSIGGSVKCSNASCTCSFNGLLYQPGQSFQYGCNTCKCSTVGSVNCTQLQCQPCKYKNKTYDFGAVFYDACNRCKCCIDGTVDCEKKLCQVNCTHDGKSYSIGDTFKVSCNTCKCLPSGITVCTRRACLPVCQYYGKSYNHGDMFASRDKCNICFCNNGITHCTRRTCYH; this is encoded by the exons ATGGTAGTACTTGTTATTGTCAAAAAGACGGGCAAGTTAAATGTAAAGAC AACGGCTGTCAATGCACATACAAAGGACAAATTATGTTACTGGACAAAAATTAAAGACGATTGTAATGAATGTGAATGTAAAGATGGTGGAAATGTAAAATGTGAGCAGAATCCATGTCGATGTACTTACAAAAATATGGTTTATGCAATCGGTGCACAGTTCAAAGATGGCTGCCAAAATTGTACTTGTAATACAAACGGTAATGTCAATTGTATAAGGGACAACTGTCAATGCACATACAAAGGACAAACATACGCAATTGGACAAAAATTTAAAGACGATTGTAATGAATGTGAATGTAAATATGATGGAAATGTAAAATGTGAGCAGAATCCATGTCGATGTACTTACAAAAATATGGTTTATGCAATCGGTGCACAGTTCAAAGATGGCTGCCAAAATTGTACTTGTAATACAAACGGTAATGTCAATTGTATAAGGGACAACTGTCAATGCACATACAAAGGACAAACATACGCAATTGGACAAAAATTTAAAGACGATTGTAATGAATGTGAATGTAAATATGATGGAAATGTAAAATGTGAGCAGAATCCATGTCGATGTACTTACAAAAATATGGTTTATGCCATCGGAGCACAGTTCAAAGATGGCTGCCAAAATTGTACTTGTAATACAAACGGTAATGTCAATTGTATAAGGGACAACTGTCAATGCACATATAAAGGACAAACATACGCAATTGGACAAAAATTTAAAGACGATTGTAATGAATGTGAATGTAAATATGATGGAAATGTAAAATGTGAGCAGAATCCATGTCGATGTACTTACAAAAATAAGGTTTATGCAATCGGAGCACAGTTCAATGATGGCTGTGAAACTTGTACTTGTAAAACAAACGGTAATGTCAATTGTATAAGGGACAACTGTCAATGTACATACAAAGGAATAACATATGATGTTGGGCAAACTTTTAAAGATGAATGTAATCAATGTGTATGTTTAGGTGGCTACAACGTAAGTTGTACCCAGAATACATGTAGATGCTTTTATAAAAATAGAGAATACAATTATGGGATGCAGTTTAAAGATGACtgcaatacatgcatatgtaagtcTAATGGAGTTGTTACCTGTTCAAAAAATAATTGCTTCTGCACATATAAAGGCAAGCGTTTTTTGCGTAATCAAATATTTAATGATGATTGTAACCAATGCATATGCTTAGATAATTATTTAATACACTGTACCAGAAATAAGTGTAATTGTACGTACAAAAATATGGTTTACAAAATTGGAGAAGAATTCAGAGTCGGCTGTAGCATTTGTAATTGTAAAACTAATGGCATTCTTGATTGTTCAAAGAACGGCTGTCAATGCACATACAAAGGACAAATTTATGTTACTGGACAAAAATTTAAAGACGATTGTAATGAATGTGAATGTAAAGATGGTGGAAATGTAAAATGTGAGCAGAATCCATGTCGATGTACTTACAAAAATATGGTTTATGCAATCGGTGCACAGTTCAAAGATGGCTGCCAAAATTGTACTTGTAATACAAACGGTAATGTCAATTGTATAAGGGACAACTGTCAATGCACATACAAAGGACAAACATACGCAATTGGACAAAAATTTAAAGACGATTGTAATGAATGTGAATGTAAATATGATGGAAATGTAAAATGTGAGCAGAATCCATGTCGATGTACTTACAAAAATATGGTTTATGCAATCGGTGCACAGTTCAAAGATGGCTGCCAAAATTGTACTTGTAATACAAACGGTAATGTCAATTGTATAAGGGACAACTGTCAATGCACATACAAAGGACAAACATACGCAATTGGACAAAAATTTAAAGACGATTGTAATGAATGTGAATGTAAATATGATGGAAATGTAAAATGTGAGCAGAATCCATGTCGATGTACTTACAAAAATATG GTTTATGCAATCGGAGCACAGTTCAAAGATGGCTGCCAAAATTGTACTTGTAAAACAAACGGTAATGTCAATTGTATAAGGGACAACTGTCAATGTACATACAAAGGAATAACATATGATGTTGGGCAAACTTTTAAAGATGAATGTAATCAATGTGTATGTTTAGGTGGCTACAACGTAAGTTGTACCCAGAATACATGCAGATGCTTTTATAAAAATAGAGAATACAATTATGGGATGCAGTTTAAAGATGACtgcaatacatgcatatgtaagtcTAATGGAGTTGTTACCTGTTCAAAAAATAATTGCTTCTGCACATATAAAGGCAAGCGTTTTTTGCGTAATCAAATATTTAATGATGATTGTAACCAATGCATATGCTTAGATAATTATTTAATACACTGTACCAGAAATAAGTGTAATTGTACGTACAAAAATATGGTTTACAAAATTGGAGAAGAATTCAGAGTCGGCTGTAGCATTTGTAATTGTAAAACTAATGGCATTCTTGATTGTTCAAAGAACGGCTGTCAATGCACATACAAAGGACAAATTTATGTTACTGGACAAAA ATTTAAAGACGATTGTAATGAATGTGAATGTAAATATGATGGAAATGTAAAATGTGAGCAGAATCCATGTCGATGTACTTACAAAAATATGGTTTATGCAATCGGTGCACAGTTCAAAGATGGCTGCCAAAATTGTACTTGTAATACAAACGGTAATGTCAATTGTATAAGGGACAACTGTCAATGCACATACAAAGGACAAACATACGCAATTGGACAAAAATTTAAAGACGATTGTAATGAATGTGAATGTAAATATGATGGAAATGTAAAATGTGAGCAGAATCCATGTCGATGTACTTACAAAAATATGGTTTATGCAATCGGAGCACAGTTCAAAGATGGCTGCCAAAATTGTACTTGTAAAACAAACGGTAATGTCAATTGTATAAGGGACAACTGTCAATGTACATACAAAGGGCAAACATACGAAATTGGACAAAAATTTAAAGACGATTGTAATGAATGTGAATGTAAATATGATGGAAATGTAAAATGTGAGCAGAATCCATGTCGATGTACTTACAAAAATATGGTTTATGCAATCGGAGCACAGTTCAAAGATGGCTGCCAAAATTGTACTTGTAAAACAAACGGTAATGTTGAATGTATAAGGGACAACTGTCAATGCATATACAAAGGACAAATTTATATTACCGGACAAGAGTTTGACGATGGTTGTGAGAAATGTAAATGTTCCATCGGAGGTTCGGTAAAATGTTCGAATGCATCCTGTACATGTAGTTTCAATGGATTGTTGTACCAACCAGGGCAATCATTTCAGTACGGTTGTAATACTTGCAAATGTAGCACTGTCGGTTCTGTAAATTGCACGCAGCTGCAGTGTCAGCcctgcaaatataaaaataaaacttatgaTTTCGGTGCAGTTTTCTATGATGCCTGCAATAGATGTAAGTGTTGTATTGATGGTACCGTGGATTGCGAGAAGAAATTATGCCAAGTAAATTGCACGCATGACGGTAAATCGTATTCCATCGGTGATACATTTAAAGTCTCCTGCAACACCTGCAAGTGTTTACCGTCAGGTATTACAGTCTGTACGCGGAGAGCCTGCCTCCCGGTGTGCCAGTATTATGGAAAATCCTACAACCACGGAGACATGTTTGCTTCACGAGACAAATGTAATATTTGCTTTTGTAATAATGGCATTACTCATTGTACGAGACGTACTTGTTATCATTAG